Proteins encoded by one window of Halobaculum halobium:
- a CDS encoding DUF255 domain-containing protein, which translates to MTEDTRVLWREWGDDAFAEAEQTDRPVLLFLTATWCDDCHEMLVETFGEPRIAANVNDGFVPVKVDVDREPRVRERYNMGGFPSTVFTTPSGELLTGATYLGPEGFRSVLTRVRETWDERGEDAGRIPRALAGNETPSGPVTTAIEEHLAGQLDAQWDPDFAGWGDDAKFPMPRTVEFALKRDRYKATQTLDAIDRNLLDEDGGVFRYAGARDWSDPAREKLLADDAGVLRAFANAYLYTGDEAYREAADSIRAFLDADLWSGFAYGASVGPDGERTDLTAYAGGNALAADALLTLAAYTDDERAKASAERALSYLRETLVADDGTVRHVDDDGAEIDLLEDVGRVAAAFCTAESVLGDGLDLARAVTDRGLDVLGDEPAFRDGPATGLGLVDRPLRPIDSVVEFADALVDLAALTGEDAYRERAEAAVGAFAGATERMGAQVAGYGSVAARLTHEPLVVDVGVPAGSDLHRAALRVADHEKVVVPDSDRAPEGAAVLRGRDAGPAESPDALMRRVADAAE; encoded by the coding sequence ATGACCGAGGACACGCGAGTTCTGTGGCGTGAGTGGGGGGATGACGCGTTCGCCGAGGCCGAACAGACGGACCGCCCGGTGTTGCTGTTCCTCACGGCCACGTGGTGCGACGACTGCCACGAGATGCTCGTCGAGACGTTCGGCGAGCCGCGAATCGCGGCCAACGTCAACGACGGATTCGTCCCGGTGAAGGTGGACGTAGACCGCGAGCCGCGCGTCCGGGAGCGGTACAACATGGGGGGGTTCCCATCGACCGTGTTCACGACGCCGTCGGGCGAACTGCTCACCGGAGCGACGTATCTCGGACCGGAGGGCTTCCGCTCGGTGCTCACCCGCGTGCGAGAAACGTGGGACGAACGCGGTGAGGACGCGGGACGAATCCCGCGTGCGCTCGCCGGCAACGAGACGCCGAGCGGGCCGGTGACGACCGCCATCGAGGAGCACCTCGCGGGGCAACTCGACGCCCAGTGGGACCCGGACTTCGCCGGGTGGGGCGACGACGCGAAGTTCCCCATGCCGCGGACGGTCGAGTTCGCGCTCAAGCGCGACCGGTACAAGGCGACTCAGACCCTCGATGCGATCGACCGCAACCTCCTCGACGAGGACGGCGGCGTCTTCCGGTACGCGGGCGCGCGAGACTGGTCCGACCCCGCCCGCGAGAAGCTGCTCGCCGACGACGCCGGCGTCCTGCGCGCGTTCGCCAACGCCTACCTCTACACCGGCGACGAGGCGTACCGCGAGGCGGCCGACTCGATCCGCGCGTTCCTCGACGCCGACCTCTGGTCGGGGTTCGCCTACGGCGCCAGCGTCGGCCCCGACGGCGAGCGGACCGACCTCACGGCCTACGCCGGCGGCAACGCCCTCGCCGCCGATGCACTGCTCACCCTCGCGGCCTACACGGATGACGAGCGCGCGAAAGCGTCCGCCGAGCGCGCGCTTTCGTACCTCCGAGAGACGCTCGTCGCTGACGACGGCACCGTCCGCCACGTCGACGACGATGGCGCCGAGATCGATCTGCTCGAGGACGTGGGGCGCGTCGCGGCGGCCTTCTGCACAGCCGAGTCCGTCCTGGGCGACGGGCTCGACCTCGCCCGCGCAGTCACCGACCGCGGGCTCGACGTCCTCGGCGACGAGCCGGCGTTCCGCGACGGTCCCGCGACCGGTCTCGGGCTGGTCGACAGGCCGCTCCGACCGATCGACAGCGTGGTCGAGTTCGCGGACGCGCTGGTCGACCTGGCCGCGCTCACCGGCGAGGACGCTTACCGCGAGCGCGCCGAGGCCGCGGTCGGCGCCTTCGCCGGCGCGACCGAGCGCATGGGCGCGCAGGTGGCCGGCTACGGCTCGGTGGCCGCCCGACTCACACACGAACCGCTCGTGGTCGACGTCGGCGTCCCTGCCGGCTCGGATCTCCACCGCGCAGCGTTGCGTGTCGCCGACCACGAGAAGGTCGTCGTCCCCGACAGCGACCGCGCGCCCGAGGGTGCCGCCGTCCTCCGCGGCCGCGACGCCGGGCCCGCCGAGTCGCCGGACGCGTTGATGCGCCGCGTCGCCGACGCCGCCGAGTAA
- a CDS encoding FxsA family protein, whose amino-acid sequence MRVRYLLVALLAIPLADAAFLLWVATNLLTAVQTVALVVLTGLLGMLLVRAEGRHTLRAIQRKLATGEAPTGEVLDGGLLIAAGAFLLTPGLVTDTIGFLLAIPPTRYPIRELLRRYVVVPYVDARMDGFATGAVWTEGFPNPEGTAGSDGNGTAGSVGFGPTETDGRDASAAGDEDVVDVDFEEVDDDDERR is encoded by the coding sequence ATTCGGGTTCGCTACCTGCTCGTGGCCCTGCTCGCGATCCCGCTGGCGGACGCCGCGTTCCTGCTGTGGGTGGCGACGAATCTCCTCACCGCGGTGCAGACGGTCGCGCTGGTCGTCCTCACCGGACTGCTCGGGATGCTCCTCGTACGCGCGGAGGGGCGCCACACCCTCCGGGCCATCCAGCGGAAGCTCGCGACGGGCGAGGCGCCCACGGGCGAGGTGCTCGACGGCGGCCTGTTGATCGCCGCCGGCGCGTTCCTCCTCACGCCCGGTCTGGTGACCGACACGATCGGGTTCCTGCTCGCGATCCCGCCAACGAGGTACCCGATCCGCGAGCTGTTGCGGCGCTACGTCGTCGTCCCGTACGTCGACGCGCGGATGGACGGCTTCGCGACGGGCGCGGTCTGGACCGAGGGCTTCCCGAACCCCGAGGGAACGGCCGGCAGCGACGGGAACGGGACGGCCGGAAGCGTGGGATTCGGCCCCACGGAGACGGATGGCCGTGACGCCAGCGCCGCCGGCGACGAGGACGTCGTCGACGTCGACTTCGAGGAGGTCGACGATGACGATGAACGGCGGTAG
- a CDS encoding thiol-disulfide oxidoreductase DCC family protein: protein MSHDGASDAPPDADPLADVDPHRHPVILFDGVCNLCHGTIRFLVRHDDEGVFRFAPLDSPVGQALLREHGLPTEDHNSFVLVEGDETSQKSTAALRVARRLGAPWRFAWALRRLPLGIRDAAYDVVAEYRYEVFGKKDACEVPEPEVRERFAERALE from the coding sequence GTGAGCCACGACGGAGCCTCGGACGCGCCGCCGGACGCAGACCCGTTGGCAGACGTGGACCCGCACCGTCATCCGGTGATCCTGTTCGACGGGGTCTGCAATCTCTGTCACGGGACGATCAGATTTCTCGTCCGCCACGACGACGAGGGCGTGTTCCGGTTCGCGCCGCTGGACTCGCCGGTCGGGCAGGCGCTGTTGCGCGAGCACGGACTCCCGACCGAGGACCACAACTCCTTCGTGCTCGTCGAGGGCGACGAGACCTCTCAGAAGTCGACGGCAGCGCTACGGGTCGCCCGTCGGCTGGGGGCACCGTGGCGGTTCGCGTGGGCACTGCGCCGACTCCCGCTCGGCATCCGTGACGCCGCCTACGACGTGGTCGCCGAGTACCGGTATGAGGTGTTCGGGAAGAAAGACGCCTGCGAGGTGCCGGAGCCGGAGGTCAGGGAGCGCTTCGCCGAGCGGGCGCTGGAGTGA
- a CDS encoding GNAT family N-acetyltransferase, with product MYDEWAGDEFRLDRGEGWWRHRVFESWETDPYVYGWTDGDRGDSLRGYLVYTIRDEDGSDGRALTVNEFAARDREARRQLLRFCRDHDSQVERVRFTGPADTRLFDDLDDPQAAETEIRPGPMARVVDVESALAAIEYPADLETTLVFDVRDDSCEWNDDRFRLRVADGRGTVDRVADADAEVVLDIGALARLVVGSHSANRLVELGAVDTEGEATQPALAAAFPPTNPFLREGF from the coding sequence GTGTACGACGAGTGGGCGGGCGACGAGTTCCGGCTGGACCGCGGCGAGGGCTGGTGGCGCCATCGAGTATTCGAGTCGTGGGAGACCGACCCGTACGTGTACGGGTGGACCGACGGTGACCGGGGCGACTCACTCCGCGGCTATCTCGTCTACACGATTCGGGACGAGGATGGCTCCGACGGACGAGCGTTGACGGTGAACGAGTTCGCGGCCAGAGACCGGGAGGCTCGCCGACAGCTCCTGCGATTCTGTCGCGATCACGACTCGCAGGTTGAGCGCGTCCGGTTCACCGGGCCGGCCGACACCCGCCTGTTTGACGACCTCGACGACCCGCAGGCCGCGGAGACGGAGATCCGTCCCGGACCGATGGCGCGCGTCGTCGACGTCGAATCTGCGCTGGCGGCGATCGAGTATCCCGCGGACCTCGAGACGACGCTCGTGTTCGACGTGCGCGACGACTCCTGCGAGTGGAACGACGACCGCTTCCGGCTGCGCGTTGCCGACGGTCGCGGCACCGTCGACCGGGTCGCGGACGCGGATGCGGAGGTGGTGCTCGACATCGGCGCGCTCGCTCGATTGGTCGTCGGCTCACACTCGGCGAATCGGCTGGTCGAACTCGGCGCCGTCGATACCGAAGGTGAGGCGACGCAGCCGGCGCTCGCAGCCGCGTTCCCGCCGACAAACCCGTTCCTCCGCGAGGGGTTCTGA